The genomic region GAGAAGCAAATATTGTAGTGGGTACACATGCACTTTTTCAAGACCATGTCATTTTTAAAAAGTTAGGCCTAAGTATTATTGATGAACAACATCGATTTGGTGTTGAACAAAGATTAGCGTTACGAAAAAAAGGTCAATTAGATAAAGTAATTGAACCTCATCAATTGATGATGAGTGCTACACCCATTCCAAGAACACTTTCTATGAGTTATTTTGCAGATCTTGATGTGTCTATTATTGATGAATTGCCTAAAGGCCGTGAAGCGATTGTGACAAAACTTTTTTCAGAAGATCGACGCGATGAAATTTTAAAAAGAGTGCATGAGGTGTGTCATACAGGTGCTCAAGTATACTGGGTATGCCCTTTGATTGAAGAAAGTGAAGTATTGCAACTTCAAACCGCAGAAGAAACATATTTAAATATGCAGTCTCATTTTCAAGATTTGAAAGTGGGCCTGGTCCACGGGCGAATGAAGTCATCAGAAAAACAAAAAGTCATGTCTGATTTTGTGAAGGGTGATATTCAATTATTAGTTGCGACTACAGTGATTGAAGTAGGTGTTGATGTACCTAATGCGACATTAATGGTGATTGAAAATGCAGAGCGTATGGGTCTTTCACAATTACATCAGCTTCGAGGTCGCGTGGGGCGTGGCTCACTAAAAAGTACATGTATATTATTATTTCAAAAAAAATTATCAGAGCTTGCACGACAAAGACTCAAAGTTATTTTTGAAAATACGGATGGATTTATCATTGCCCAAGAAGACTTAAATATAAGAGGGCCTGGAGAGTTTTTAGGGGTGCGTCAAAGTGGCGTACCTATGTTACGTATTGCTAATCTCAATCGCGATTTTAAATTATTAGAAGAAGCCAAGGCGATTGCTGACCAGTTATTGGAAGATAATCCGGAAGCTTCTCATCTTCATTTAAAACGCTGGCTGAGTCACGCAAATGAAAGAGTAAAGGTATAAAAATGGTTTGGTTAAAATCACCTACAGCTGAAGGTAGCGAATTTTCATGGTTGACAGAAGAAGGTTCTTTAACAGAACGATTACAAAAAGAATTTAATGATGTCAAAGTTGATGTCGTTTATGAAGGCGCAGCTTTAGAAAAAACAACAGATTATATTCGTGAAGTATTAATCAAAAGTCATGGTGAACCTATGATTTTTGCAAGAACACAATTAAAAGTAAGTCATCTCGGTGATGCCTGGATATGTTTAAAAACACTTGGCCAACAATCACTTGCTAATATTTTATTCAAAGACTCTGATATTTCTAGACTTTCACTTTTATATCGAATCTGTGAGCCAGGAGATATTTTATATACATATATAAAATCGCTTGGATATGTTGATAAAGAGATTTTATGGGTGCGCCAAGCAGAATGGGAAAGGCACGGAAAGAGTATTTTTCTAACCGAAGTATTTTTACCAAATCTTTTCAATCAACTATGAAGTTGATGTGAGTCTAATGATTTAAGTTATAATTTTTCTTTAAATTTTTTCAAAGTATTTTTCCAAAAATCGTGAGCTTGTCTAGAAAACTCCCTTTTTATTTTGATTTGCCCAAAGCTATTGCGATTTCAATGGCGATTCATATCATTTTAATGATAGGTTTGCCTGAACTTAATAAACCACTATTAATACCTCAAGAAATGAGCGTGACAATTTCAAGTTCACCTATCCAACAACCAATCGAAAAAATTGAAACACCTCAGCCCGTTAAAAAAGTTGAGCCTATTCAGAAAAAAATTACACCGATCATCGATAAAAATGCAATATCAGTTGCGGAACCAACACCGAAAGAAGTGGCTCCAGCTCCACCAGCAGAAACTGTTTCAAAAATACCTAATATTGTGCCTCAAGAGCAATTAACTCAGTATTTAGAAAGTTATAGTAGCCTTCTTGCAAATGCGATAGCAAAATATAAGCAATACCCTAAAATCGCTCAAATGCGCGGCTGGCAAGGGACCGTCATTGCAGACCTTGAGATTGATAGCAAAGGCACTGTGATTAGTATTAAGATTAAAAAAAGTAGTACATATGAAGTTTTAGATAATGAAGCACTCGAGATGATTAGAAAGGCTTCCCCATTTCCAGCGCCACCCGAAAGTCTCCGGGGCAAAAATTTTAACGTGCTTGTCCCTATTTCATTCAAACTCGAATAGTCGGATTAAATTTAGAGATGCATCTTTATATTCGTCTTATGCGTCTTGATAAACCCATTGGTATTTTTTTATTGCTATGGCCAACTTTATGGGGGCTTTTCATTGCTGCAGATGGACATCCAAGTATTCAACACCTCATTATTTTTATTTTAGGCACAGTATTTATGCGTTCAGCTGGCTGTGTCGCCAATGATATTCTGGATCGTAGATTTGATTCTTCAGTTACACGAACAAAGTTACGCCCACTCGCTAATCAATCAATCCCAGTTAAAAATGCATTTTTTTTATTGATCACTTTGTTATTAGGTGCGTTCATATGCGTTTTATTTTTAAATGAAAATGCATTTTACTTTTCATTAGTCGCTCTATTTTTGGCGCTTACTTATCCATTAACAAAAAGATTTTTTGTGATGCCACAAGCCTATTTGGGTTTAAGTTTTGGTATGGGCATTCCTATGGCTTTTGTTGCAAATAATATTTCCTTATCTTTGACAGCATGGTTGCTATTTTTAGCCAATGTATTTTGGGCGATTGCTTACGACACGCTTTATGCAGTGACGGATAAAAATGACGATTTAAAAATTGGCATTCGTTCTTCAGCTATTTGGTTTGGGAATTATTTGAAAGAAGCCATCATGTTCTGTTATACCTGTATGATGGGATGCTTGATTTGGGTGGGACAGTTAGAAAATTTTGGCTGGCCTTTTTATGGGTTTTTGATGGTGAGCCTCATTTTTATTGGGCTTCTTTATCGCCAAATCCTGACGCTTAATCCAAAAGCCTGTTTTGATGCATTTTTAAGCAATAACTATCTAGGTGCGTTTGTCTTTTTAGGGATATTTTTTCACTATCTTCATGTGAACTAAATCATTAATAAAATTGACAAAACAGGCACTTTTGGCATAGAATTCACCTCTTTTTTTAAATTTATAGCGCAAAAGTTGGTATTGAAATGAAGACATTTTCAGCAAAATCCCATGAAGTAAAACACGATTGGTTCGTTGTAGACGGAACTGACGCAGTATTGGGTAGATTAGCAAGTGCGATTGCACATCGATTACGTGGCAAACATAAAGCCATTTATACGCCGCACGTAGATACGGGTGATTACATTGTTGTGATCAACGCGGAAAAGATTAAAGTAACGGGTAATAAAGGTGACGGAAAACTTTACCATCGCCATTCAGGTTATCCAGGCGGCATTTCAACAACGAACTTCTCTAAGATGCAAGACCGTTTTCCAGGCCGCGCTTTAGAAAAGGCAGTGAAAGGAATGTTACCAAAAGGACCTTTGGGTTATGCCATGATTAAAAAGATGAAAGTCTATACAGGCCCAACCCATGATCATGTGGCACAACAACCACAACCATTAAGCATATAGTTAAGGAAACACTATGATAGGTAAATACAATTACGGAACAGGTCGCAGAAAGAGCTCAGTAGCTCGCGTGTTCATGAAGCCAGGTAAAGGCGTAATCACTGTGAACGACAAACCTGCGGATGAATATTTTTCACGTTATACCTCCCGTATGATTTTTCGCCAACCACTCGACTTAACCAACACGTTAAGCACATTTGATATCAATGTGAACGTTATTGGTGGCGGTGAATCTGGTCAAGCAGGTGCCGTGCGTCATGGCATTACACGTGCGTTGATTGACTATGATACAAATTTAAAAAGTACGCTTTCGCAAGCTGGCTTTGTAACACGTGATGCACGCGAAGTTGAGCGTAAAAAAGTGGGTCTTCGAAAAGCTCGTAGACGTAAACAATTCTCGAAACGTTAATTGTTTCAAGTTCCAAAGAGCAAAAAGGCCGCTTTCAAGCGGCTTTTTTGTTATATAGAGTTAAATAAATTTTGTTAGTATGGTTTTTAAGGATTAAAACTTCTTTTAAATTAAAGGTGCCAAGTGATGAGTAATAAGTCCAAGATTAAAGTAGGCGTGGTCGGTGCAACTGGTTATACCGGCGTTGAGCTATTAAGAATTCTAGTCAAACATCCTCATGTGACAATTCAGGCTGTGACGTCCAGAGCAGAGGCTGGTTTATCGATTGCGACCTTATTTCCAAGCTTGAGAGGTCTCATTGATCTTAAATTTGAAGATCCGAAGGCAGCTAATTTAACGAATTGTGACCTCGTTTTTTTTGCAACGCCTAATGGTATTGCCATGCAAGAAGTACCAGCACTTCTTAAAGCTGGGGTAAAAGTGATCGATTTGGCAGCTGATTTTAGGCTAAAAGACGCTAACGTCTGGGAAAAGTGGTATAAAATGCCGCATTCATGTAGCGATCTACTTAAAGAAGCTGTTTACGGCCTACCGGAGATGAATAGAGAAAAGATTAAAAAGGCATCACTTGTGGCTAATCCTGGCTGTTATCCCACAGCCATTCAATTGGGATTTATCCCATTAATTGAATCAGGCGTGATTGATCTTGATGATTTAATTGCAGATGCGAAATCAGGCGTATCTGGAGCTGGCAGAAAAGCTGAAGTCCATGCATTGATGGCGGAAGCTTCTGATAACTTTAAGGCATACGGAGTAGAGGGGCATAGACATTTACCCGAAATCACGCAAGGACTCAGCAGTGTTGCGAATCAAGCAGTGCATTTAACTTTTGTACCTCATTTAACGCCTATGATTAGAGGTATTCACGCGACACTTTATGCAACGCTTACTAAAAAAACAGATATACAAGCACTTTTTGAATCAAGATATAAAAACGAGTCTTTTGTAGACGTTATGCCAAAAGGGTCTCATCCAGAAACAAGATCTGTAAGAGGCTCAAATCAATGTCGCATTAGTATCCATCAGCCGCAAGGAAGCCATAAGGTTGTGATTTTATCTGTCATTGATAATCTCGTGAAAGGCGCGGCAGGACAGGCTGTTCAGAACATGAATCTAATGTTTGATTTTCCAGAGATTTCTGGACTTGATCTTGTGCCCTTGATGCCATAAAGTGTTGTTTCTATGAGAAAAGTTAAGCGAACCTATACCAAATATTTTGGTGTCACCCGCCGAAGAATGCGTATTAAAACAGGCGCTTCTTGGCACACCTATTTGATGATTGCAGCATTCTCATTTATAGGTGGCGCAGGATTTACTTATTGGGAATTAAATGGCGGTTCAGTGATTGGCTTTATTTCAAAAATTGAAGCATTAGAAGCTGAGAATCAGTCCATACAAGGCCAGTTGTTACAACAAAAAATTGAGATCCAGCTCAAATCGATTTCAGGCGATAAAGTTTCAGGCGATATTTCTAAGCTTCAAGAAGAAAACAATAAGCTAAAAGAAGACATTCTTTTTTACGAAAAAATTGTAGGCAAGAAACGATAAAGGAAATTTCATGTTTTTTAATAAAAAAAATAAAGCGCGTACGATTGATACACTTATTGATAAAGACATTTCGGTACGCGGCAATGTGACGTATTCAGGTGGTATTCGTGTGGATGGTTCAATTCAAGGCAACCTCACTGAACTTCCAGGCACAGCAGGTACTCTTATTATGGGTAATAAAAGCCGCATTAAGGGAAATATTTCTGCACATACGGCAATTATTGGCGGAGACGTGAACGGTAATATTATATGTGCTGAATATTTAGAGCTTCATGCTAATGCTAGAATTATGGGTGATATCGAATATAAGGTGATAGAAATTCACGCAGGTGCTAAAGTGTATGGACGGCTTAAAGAGGTAGCTAAAGATTATCAGTCACAAAAAAAGAAATAATGAGGAGTCAATATTATGAATCAAATCGTTGAATCAAAAGAAATGGAAATGCCAACCCCACTTATTTTTACAGATAATGCTGTAAAAAAGGTGAAGGCATTGATTGAAGAAGAGGGCCAGCCAGAGCTGAAGCTTCGCGTATTTGTAAGCGGTGGCGGATGTTCAGGATTTCAATATGGATTTACATTTGAAGAAACTACAAATGAAGATGATACGCAAGTCACAAAAGATTCAGTGACTTTGCTCATTGATCCTATGAGTTTGCAATATTTAATGGGTGCTGAAATCGACTATCAAGACAGTGTTCAAGGTTCACAATTCGTTATTAAGAATCCAAACGCACAAACAACATGCGGTTGCGGTTCTTCCTTCTCAGCTTAAAACTACTTACTTTTAGGAACGTCGCGCCGAGCTTTACCTGTGTAAACTTGGCGTGGTCTGCCAATTTTATTGCCAGGCTGCCCTAACATTTCATTCCATTGAGCTACCCAGCCTGCTGTTCTTGCAAGCGCAAATACGGCAGTAAACATCGAATTAGGAATACCCATAGCCCGCATCACAATGCCAGAATAAAAATCCACATTCGGATAAAGCTTTTTCTCAATGAAGTATTCATCCTCAAGTGCAATTTGTTCTAACTTCATTGCAAGCTTGAAAATAGGATCATCTTTTAAACCAAGTTCATTTAGCACTTCATGGCAGGTTTTGCGCATGATTTCTGCACGAGGATCTTTGTTGCGATAAATGCGATGGCCAAACCCCATCATACGGAATGAGTCATCTTTATCTTTTGCACGCTTGATGAATGCACCAATACGACTTTCATCCTCAATTTCTTCGAGCATTTTCAAAGTAGCTTCATTTGCGCCGCCGTGCGCTGGACCCCAAAGAGATGCAATACCTGCAGCGATACATGCGAAAGGATTAGCGCCTGAAGAGCCCGCGAGTCTCACTGTGGAAGTTGATGCATTTTGTTCATGGTCTGCATGAAGAATTAAAATGCGCTCAAACGCTTTAGCAAGTACTGGGTTAATTTTGTATTCTTCACATGGCGTTGCAAACATCATATGCATAAAATTCTCTGCATAACTTAAATGATTTTGCGGGTAGGTAAATGGTTGTCCTGAACGATATTTGAAACTCCATGCTGCTATCGTAGGAACCTTTGCTAATAATTGGTGCGCCGCAATTAAACGATGCTTGGCGTCTGAGACATCCATACTATCATTATAGAATGCAGACATAGAGCCTACGACACCGACCATGACTGCCATAGGATGCGCATCACGTCTAAACCCACGAAAAATATTATTGAGTTGATCGTGGAGCATTGTATGGCGTGTAATGGTGGTCGAAAATGTTTCTTTTTCTTGGGGCTTTGGCAATTCGCCGTGCATCAAGAGATAAGCCACATCTAAAAAATCATAATGTTCTGCAAGTTGTTCAATAGGATAACCACGATAAAGAAGAAGACCTTTTTCGCCATCAATAAAAGTGATTTCAGAGCTACACGAAGCCGTCGACATAAAACCAGGGTCATAACTAAATACTTGATGAGTCCCTAATTGGCGAATATCAATCGCATCGTTACCCATAGTACTTTTTACCAAAGGCAATTCTATGGATGTTGATTCTTGATCGAAGTTTAATGTGACTTTAGTTGATTTCATTTTTGAAAATAAAATTAATTATTAATGAATTATAACTTCTCAGAACACTTTTGCTAGCGCTATCTTTATATGGGATAAAGCGCACCTAAAATGCGCAAGCCTTTAGCGCCAGTAACTTGAGGTAAGTTACCTGGTTTTGAAAACAGTGTTTGTTTCGCAAGCCATGCAAATGCCGCGGCCTCTACATGTTGTGTCGACAGGCCAAGAGCATCCGTGAGTTGAATTTTTACTTGAGGCATTAATGACTTTAATCGCTCAACTAAGAAACTATTTAAAGCACCACCACCACAGAGATAAATTTCTGAGATATTTGCGTGATGTGTTTTTATGGCGTTTGAAATACTCAATGCGGTTAGTTCTAATAGCGTTCTTTGGATATCTTGAATGGAGTAAGATTTTTGTAAGTGTTTATTGAGCCAAGCTTCATTAAAGTGATCACGACCTGTGCTTTTAGGCGCAGTTTTTTCAAAATAAGTGTCATTAAAAAATGCATCAAGGAGCATTTGAATAAGCTGACCTTCCCTTGCCCAAGAACCATCTTCATCAAATGCTTTAAGAAGATGCTTTTGACTCCAGTGATCTAATAAAATATTGCCAGGTCCACTATCAAAGCCTGATGTGGAAGTTTCGGGATTTAATATGGTGATATTGGCAATCCCACCGATATTCACAATCGCGCGATGAATCGTTGGGTGCGAAAAAATTTCTTTATGAAATGCGGGCACTAAGGGAGCGCCTTGTCCCCCTGCTGCAATATCTCGGCTTCGAAAATCCGCAATCACATTGATATGGCAAAGCTCAGCTAAGAGCGCAGGATTTCCAATTTGTAAGGTGAAGCCTTTTTGTGGCTGATGGCGAATGGTTTGTCCATGAAACCCAATCGCTTTGATATCTTTGGATGAAGTACCTGTTTTTTTAAGCAAAGCTTCAATAGCTTGATAGGCTTTTTGGCTCACTATATTGCCTGCAATGAGGCTATCTTCCAGCTCATTGGTATATGGTAAATGAAGCCCTAGAAGGCTTTTTTTCAATGTATCTTCGTAGGCGACATAACTATGACCCATCATTTTGATGTCTTGAGGTGAGTCACCAAAACTAACAAGCACAGCATCCATCCCATCAAGGCTGGTGCCAGACATAAGACCTATAAATAATTCATTCATGTGTAGGATTGTAAATGGTTTATTTCCGCTATTTTCCATATTGGTAAAATAATTTAGGCTAAAATGATGGCAATCATTAAACTTCAATAAAACCATTCGGAAATATTTGTGGCTACTGAAATCAATCAAGCGTTAGCACTCATTAAACGAGGCGCCGAAGAAATTCTTCTAGAAGAAGAGCTTCTCGAAAAACTTAAAAAAGGTCAGCCTTTAAGAGTCAAGGCGGGCTTTGATCCTACAGCCCCTGACCTTCATTTAGGCCATACCGTTTTATTAAATAAACTCAGACAATTTCAGGACTTAGGCCATCACGTTTTATTTTTAATTGGTGACTTCACGGGCATGATTGGTGACCCGACAGGCAAAAGTGCAACACGCCCTCCTTTGTCTCAAGATGAAGTGAAAAAAAATGCTGAGAGCTATGCTGAGCAAGTTTTTAAAATATTAAAGCGCGATCAAACCGAGGTCGTTTTTAATTCAAAGTGGCTGACTGATTTAGGTGCAGCCGGCATGCTCAAATTAGCTGCAAGTCATACCGTTGCTCGTATGTTAGAGCGTGATGATTTTAGTAAACGATATAAAAACAATCAACCTATTGCTATCCATGAGTTTCTTTACCCTCTTCTTCAGGGTTATGACTCTGTCGCATTGAAAGCAGACGTAGAGTTAGGCGGTACTGATCAAAAATTTAATTTATTAATGGGGCGGGAGTTACAAAAGCAATCAGGTCAATCGCCTCAGTGTGTGATTACCATGCCCCTTCTCGAAGGCTTGGATGGCGTTCAAAAAATGTCTAAATCGCTGGGTAATTACATCGGAATTAATGAAGCGCCTGAAATAATTTTCGCAAAAATTATGTCCATTTCAGATGAATTAATGTGGCGATATATTGAGCTACTTTCTTTTACATCAATGGATGAGATTGCTGAATGGAAAGCGAATGTCAAAGCAGGCCAAAATCCTCGCGATATTAAAGTCACTTTTGCTCAAGAAATTGTAGCGCGCTTTCATTCAAAAGAGGCGGCTATTGAGGCCCTAGAAAATTTCCAGACACGCTCTAAAGGAGGCATTCCAGACAATGTCCCTGAGGTAAATATTACGATTCAAGCAGATACGATTGGCATTTTGCAGCTTCTTAAAGAGGCCTCGCTTGTGGCGAGTACATCAGAAGCCATGCGCCTCATCGAGGGCGGCGGGATCAAAATTGACGGAGAGCGTCTTGAAGATGGTAAAAAAATGATTTCTAAAAATAGTGAATTTGTGGCCCAGGTGGGCAAGCGAAAATTCGCGAAGATTAAAGTTCTTTAATGTGATGGATCATATTGATTTTGAATGAAGTTTTGATTTCAATTATCTGAATTTATTGATATAATTCGGCATGAAAATATTGATGGGCTTTAAGCCCATTTTTTGTTTCTGCAACTTGGGGAATTTTAGGAAATCAGCCTTGTAAGATGGAAAAGCTTGAAACATTAATTGAAAAAACCGTTCAGCAGCTCGGCTATGAATTGGTAGATTTGGAGATTTCAAATCGAGGAAAGCTTTTGCGTGTTTATATTGATAAGCCTGATTCAGTGACGATTGATGATTGCACTTTAGTGAGCAACCATTTAGGTCACGTTCTTACCGTAGAGCAGGATTTAGATTACGACCGACTAGAGGTGTCATCCCCTGGTATGGATCGCGTGTTAAAGAAATTAGCTGATTTTGAACGCTTTAAAGGTGAGCGAGCTTCTGTGAAGCTAAGAATGCCTTTAGATGCGCGTAAAAATTTTTTAGGCACGATTGATGGAACAGAAAAAGATACTGTTCTTTTATTGTGCGAGGGTGAGCTCTATCGCTTCGCTTTATCCAATATTGATAAAGCTCGATTGAGCCCAGAATTTAAACGTTAGAAAATGAGTTGCGGAGATTGAAATGAGTCGCGAGATTTTATTGTTAGTAGATGCTTTAGCCCATGAAAAAAATGTGAACAAAGATGTGGTCTTTGAGGCACTTGAATCAGCCTTGGCTTCAGCTACAAAGAAAAAAAATACAGAAGATATTGATGTGCGCGTAGAAATCGATCGTGACACAGGCGAATATAAATCTTTTAGACGTTGGACGTTTTTAAATGATGAGCTCATTGAAAATGAAGATGCTCAAATTTCTCTTTTAGATCCTCGCGCTGAAGGCAAAGCTGAAAACGATACGATCGAAGTTCCTCTCGAATCGATTGAGTTTGGACGAATCGGTGCACAAGCTGCAAAACAAGTCATCTTGCAAAAAGTACGCGAAGCGGAAAGAGAACAAATTTTAGAAGATTTCTTAGGTCGCAATGAAAAATTAGTGACTGGTGTGATCAAACGCATGGATCGAGGTAATGGCATCATTGAAGTGGGTCGTATTGAAGCGGTACTTCCTCGCGATCAAATGATTCCTAAAGAAAATTTACGTATCGGCGACCGTGTGAGAGCTTATCTGACAAGCGTTGAAAGAAGTCATCGCGGGCCACAGCTTATTTTATCTAGAACAGCACCTGAATTTCTTGTGCGTTTATTTGAACTTGAAGTGCCAGAAATTGAAGAGGGATTATTAGAAATCAAATCTGCATCTCGTGATCCAGGATTGCGTTCAAAAATTGCTGTGAAAGCAAACGATCAAAGAATTGATCCAGTAGGCACTTGTGTGGGCATGCGAGGATCAAGAGTTCAAGCAGTGACAGGCGAACTTGCAGGAGAGCGAGTAGACATTGTTTTATGGTCCATGGAGCCAGCACAGTTTGTCATCAATGCGATGGCGCCGGCTGAAGTCTCAAGTATTGTGGTTGATGAAGAAAAGCATAGTATGGATGTTGTGGTGAATGAAGAAAATTTAGCGCAAGCGATTGGGCGAAATGGACAAAACGTTCGTCTTGCGTCTGAGCTTACAGGTTGGAATATCAATATTCTGACAGAAGAAGAATCTTCTAAGAAAAATGAAGAAGAATATGCAAGTACGAGCCAATTATTTATGGCGAAACTTGATGTGGATGAAGATGTGGCTGACATTCTTGTACAAGAAGGATTTAGCACGCTAGAAGAAATTGCTTATGTGCCATTACAAGAGATGGTGGAGATTGAAGCATTCGATGAAGACACAGTGAATGAACTTCGTTCGCGCGCGCGAGCGGCGCTTCTCACTGAAGCGATTGCTAAAGAAGAAAAAGTTGAAGAAGCGGCAGAAGACCTTCTCACGATGGAAGGCATGGATGACGCTACGGCTAACCTTCTGGCTTCAAAAGGTATTTCGAAAATGGAAGATCTTGCAGATCTTGCTGTAGATGAATTGGTTGAAATGACTTCAATGGATGAAGAGCGTGCGAAACAGTTAATTATGACTGCTAGAGCGCCTTGGTTTGTTTAAAGGTACATTCACCCTACGATGAATATTATGAGGTACTAAATGGGACAATCAACTGTCACTAAATTTGCTGAAGAATTAGGTTTGCCTGTTGATTTATTAATCGAACAGCTTAAAAGTGCTGGCGTCAATAAATCAGTAGCAGAAGACTCATTAAGCGAAATAGATAAATCAGCGCTTCTCGAATATCTTCGTAAAGAGCATGGCCAAACTCAAGTGCCAAAAAATAAAATCACTTTAACGCACAAACAAAATAAAGAGATTAAAAAAACGGATAGCACAGGACGTGCTCGCACCATTCAAGTTGAAGTTCGCAAAAAACGTGTTCTCGTCAGACGAGAAGATGGACAACCTGTCGATACACCAACTATTGTGGAATCTGCACCCGTTGAGACAGTCGCTAAAGCTCCAACAAGAACACACGTGCTTGGTGAGGAACAGTTATCAATTAGAGAAGATGAAGCTAAGCGACATGCAGCACTTGCAGCAGCTCAAGCCGATGATATTAGAAAAAAACAAGAAGCAGTTGCGAAAGCGAATGAAGCCCCGGCAGCTAAATTAAGTGAAGGCACACTTCATCGCCCCGCTTCTAAAGCAGGGGTTAAAGTTGAGACCAAAGAAAAGCAAGTGGATAAGAGTGAAAAAGATTGGTCCGATCGTGAATTTAAAAAACGTACGCTTAAAGGCCGTGGTGACTCCAGCGCTTCCTCAGGATGGCGCTCACCTAAATCAAAATCAAAATCTCGCGAAGAGAATGAAGAATCAACTTTTGTAGCGCCTACTGAACCGATTATTCGAGACATTCATGTGCCGGAAACGATTTCGGTTGCTGACTTAGCACATAAGATGTCAGTGAAAGCCACTGAAGTCATTAAAGTACTTATGAATATGGGCATGATGGTGACCATTAATCAAATTTTAGATCAAGACACTGGAATGATTGTAGTAGGTGAAATGGGACACACTCCCGTTGCAGCCTTAGATAACGATCCTGACGCGCTGATCGAGCAAGATTCAAATATAGAAGCTATATTCGAAACACGTCCGCCAGTGGTCACTGTCATGGGTCACGTGGATCACGGTAAAACATCATTGCTTGATTATATTAGAACGACACGTGTGGCTTCTGGTGAAGCAGGCGGCATTACACAACATATAGGTGCGTACCATGTAGAAACACCCCGCGGTATGGTGACCTTTTTAGATACACCAGGCCATGAGGCTTTCACTGCAATGCGGGCTCGCGGCGCTAAGGCTACCGACATTGTGATTCTAGTGGTAGCAGCA from Candidatus Methylopumilus universalis harbors:
- the tyrS gene encoding tyrosine--tRNA ligase produces the protein MATEINQALALIKRGAEEILLEEELLEKLKKGQPLRVKAGFDPTAPDLHLGHTVLLNKLRQFQDLGHHVLFLIGDFTGMIGDPTGKSATRPPLSQDEVKKNAESYAEQVFKILKRDQTEVVFNSKWLTDLGAAGMLKLAASHTVARMLERDDFSKRYKNNQPIAIHEFLYPLLQGYDSVALKADVELGGTDQKFNLLMGRELQKQSGQSPQCVITMPLLEGLDGVQKMSKSLGNYIGINEAPEIIFAKIMSISDELMWRYIELLSFTSMDEIAEWKANVKAGQNPRDIKVTFAQEIVARFHSKEAAIEALENFQTRSKGGIPDNVPEVNITIQADTIGILQLLKEASLVASTSEAMRLIEGGGIKIDGERLEDGKKMISKNSEFVAQVGKRKFAKIKVL
- the nusA gene encoding transcription termination factor NusA, yielding MSREILLLVDALAHEKNVNKDVVFEALESALASATKKKNTEDIDVRVEIDRDTGEYKSFRRWTFLNDELIENEDAQISLLDPRAEGKAENDTIEVPLESIEFGRIGAQAAKQVILQKVREAEREQILEDFLGRNEKLVTGVIKRMDRGNGIIEVGRIEAVLPRDQMIPKENLRIGDRVRAYLTSVERSHRGPQLILSRTAPEFLVRLFELEVPEIEEGLLEIKSASRDPGLRSKIAVKANDQRIDPVGTCVGMRGSRVQAVTGELAGERVDIVLWSMEPAQFVINAMAPAEVSSIVVDEEKHSMDVVVNEENLAQAIGRNGQNVRLASELTGWNINILTEEESSKKNEEEYASTSQLFMAKLDVDEDVADILVQEGFSTLEEIAYVPLQEMVEIEAFDEDTVNELRSRARAALLTEAIAKEEKVEEAAEDLLTMEGMDDATANLLASKGISKMEDLADLAVDELVEMTSMDEERAKQLIMTARAPWFV
- the rimP gene encoding ribosome maturation factor RimP translates to MEKLETLIEKTVQQLGYELVDLEISNRGKLLRVYIDKPDSVTIDDCTLVSNHLGHVLTVEQDLDYDRLEVSSPGMDRVLKKLADFERFKGERASVKLRMPLDARKNFLGTIDGTEKDTVLLLCEGELYRFALSNIDKARLSPEFKR
- a CDS encoding anhydro-N-acetylmuramic acid kinase translates to MNELFIGLMSGTSLDGMDAVLVSFGDSPQDIKMMGHSYVAYEDTLKKSLLGLHLPYTNELEDSLIAGNIVSQKAYQAIEALLKKTGTSSKDIKAIGFHGQTIRHQPQKGFTLQIGNPALLAELCHINVIADFRSRDIAAGGQGAPLVPAFHKEIFSHPTIHRAIVNIGGIANITILNPETSTSGFDSGPGNILLDHWSQKHLLKAFDEDGSWAREGQLIQMLLDAFFNDTYFEKTAPKSTGRDHFNEAWLNKHLQKSYSIQDIQRTLLELTALSISNAIKTHHANISEIYLCGGGALNSFLVERLKSLMPQVKIQLTDALGLSTQHVEAAAFAWLAKQTLFSKPGNLPQVTGAKGLRILGALYPI